The genomic interval GCAGGTCTGGAATACCCAGTCTAAACCAAAAATAGCAGAACTccactgtttatgttctttgattcactgtaacttttcagccattaacaggataattccagtagattctgaaggagaaaagcggctcatcagaatctactggaattatcctgttaacaTTACAGAATCTTAAAGActgaactgtttattttcttgtttgtagCTTGCCCTCTTTCTCTTTCCATTTTTATACAAGCAAAACACAATAGTTTACTTATAGCTGTCATAACAGGGAAAATAACAGATGCAAAGAGTTAGCTGACTGTCTTAAATACAGCTAAGGTGAGTggagatgagaaaaacaaactccagCAGGTGAAGGACAGAGGACTGTAATAGCAGGGACAAACAGAAGAGGGCGATAGAGAGACAGGAACCTGCCCAACTTTGACAGACAGATGGAGCacaaatgttgagtttttccTCAGAACACTTTCATATCTGCAGACACTGGACTGCTGGACGTCCTTCACTCAGGAACCTGATTTCCAAACAAAacccttgtttttgttttttgttttttctctgaggAAAGATTTTGGTCTTCTTGCTTTTTTGCTCGGTGTCTGGCATCTATTAACTTTTGCTCCTGAACAAAGTTGGTCTGTCCAAAGGGGAGCCAGCTGCGTGAGAAGCgtaaaaagttacagcagaTTGCTGATGGGAGCGATAGCTCAGTCCTGACGCAGAATATCAGTTTTTTTGAAGTGCTGTGAGTGGAAACGACAAACTTCTCGTCTTCATCCAAGAGACCTTAGGAGTTGGGTGCACCCCGATCCAAATACACTTCTAGGTGGGTAAGTGGTTGGAAAGGAGCTGGTCAAAGCCTGAAGGGGtgagaaatgtctttttctcGTTGTTTCCGAAGTGTTTGGCACTTTCCCCCCAGATGAGCAACAGATGACTGAAGGTTAGAAGCAGTTTCTTGAGCCCACCCTGCCTTCTCCCTCGTGGACAGAGGGGCGAGGCCTCAGAGTCCGTGTCCTCACTCTGCAGCCCCTCCAGCTGATGGTTTCATGCTGTGAGGCTGCGTCACACCAGCCCCCTTCCATTTCATTTCTGTCTAACTCCCGGCTATTtgcttttctcctcctcctcttcttcttcctctcagcctcctcctcctcctccccctccctgcAGGCTTCAGGGTGCCACAGAGACGCTCGGtctttgaaaacaaacttttcctgAAACTTCTTTCCTCTCTGCAGATGCAAACTCTTCTGTTGCTGCAGGTTCTCCACAGAAAGATAGAATGCTGCTCATCTGTCTTTTAGCTTTTGCTGGTGAGTTCCTTTGCTCTGCGTTTTGGTAATGATGATGATTCATTCTTGCCATTACCTCTTCCTTCACTTTTCCATCCCTCACAGGCGCCGTCCGAGCCCAAAGCCAGCTTCTGCCAGGCTCATGCAACTTTGAATCCAGCACCTGCGGATACTCGTCAGAACCGGTCTCCACGAGCTGGACCCTGCACAAAGATGGTACTTGAGAGACAGAGAATTGCCCATTTGTCCAGATGATTCTGTCAGCTGTGGGCTTGCAGGTTTGCGTCGGGTTCCCTCATTGAAATGCTTGCTGCAGGTCCCGGCTGTTGGAAGGAGATGCGTCTGCTCTGCGTTGATTCCAGCATCACGGCACATCTGGATGTggtggaaaaacacatttaggcATTTCCCTGCGAGCTGCTACTGCATGAATGAGTGCTGTACAGGCTCATGCTAGACTCGTGTCGCTGCCTAATTCTGCAGTGCGATCAAAGCCAGCAGATGGAGGCCTGATCATTTGAACAGAACACGACCCTATTCGtttgctggagctgctggaaaCAGATGTTTCTAAAGTCCAGACAGGGAcctcagcagagcagcaggatctTGTTGACTCAAAGAGGTTAAAGTTCATGTTGACGTTCAAATGTTTCTCCTAAATTTATTTCTGACCTGTCCTGACGTCTAAACTCTCTGTTGCTTCATGTGCTTTCATAATGCGAGTGGCTAATGCGCCCACCAACGCTCTGCTATGGTTATACATGTCAACACCGGCTCACGTTTCCAGAGAAAGCCCAAATGTTTTGATCCTACCTACAGAAAAAGCAGAAGTTAACGGATTGTAATCAGACTTGTTATGAGGTTTTCGGATTATTAACCCATTAAAAGAGTGTAAATGTGGAATCAGCTTAAATTAAAAGGCTTTTACCATCACAGTTCAGTGGAATAAGTTAACATCTGGATTTCATGTTGGCATGGAGGTCTAATTAACGTTAAGCTGGACACCtaccctttaaccctttaacacctgaggtgtcaccggcaacgcttaaacacaacattttttaacatactgtaacttttcaacagcgTTTCTCCTTttgaatctactggaattacgttgatcgtgttaacagttaaaaagttacagcaaatcaaagaacataaacactcgagctccagtgttaaagggtcgCATTATTGTCAAATACAGCTGGGTGTGGTGACACCGGTTCTCTGTATTtgacccattgactgtatgtaagATGTCACCAAAGACAATGACTTAcctccagctccaaccaaagtAAGTCAATTCAGTTACAATGTTTTTGCAATACTGAtactgccatgttggagccagatgtcaaTAAGCAGTGACTGGTCCGAgttaatgtttctatggcaaccactcttgccaatcaggagtgagcttgttagaaagccatacctcttccactgaaagtgggcttggaagaatctgtcaatcaaatggtttAAATGTTGGATGTGGCACCACCCACTTTTACTGAGGCACCTGATTGACCAATCACCAGTATTtaagatatatatttatatataacttGAGTAACTTGccctacagaaaaaatatgaaaaaaaaaatcgtattattaagaacatgctaaaacaggtctgaggccatggttctcaacCTGAGAACTGTAGTTTTTCCTCTCTGTGGGTGGAGAGTTCCTGCCctggtggaggagtttaaatatcttggggtcttgttcacgagtgagggaagatcagagcgtgagatcgacaggcggattgaaGCGGCGTTTGCCATTATGCAATCGCTGCactggtctgttgtggtgaagagagagctgagccagaaggCAAAGCTCTATATTTCGTTCCCTACCTACAGcaatggatctgtttgtctgcaagaggatgcaTTAGAATGCAACGGAGCAGAatgttctgtaaatgtttacgttttctgccaccaagttttgtctcctgcatttgggtccttcatcTGCCAATCATGACAGAATGCCTTGACCaccttggacccagcaggagaactTTGCCACGTCACATCACCTGCATTTTCCTGCAGCCATCTTCATGTCATGCCTTTCCACATCCAAGCATTCTGCTCCTGAGGGGAATTGTCTGGTCATCCTTGAAACTTCCAgttcctgtggagggtcgcCAGTGCCACACTTCATATTCCGTGTGCCTGAGGATGTCACCGTTCATTCCCCTTGGCCATGTTTTGAGTCCTTGAGGACGACCGCCTGGGCTACTCCCCTTCATGTTTTCCTTCCCTGGGGAGAGTCGTCGGGACTGGTCCTCATGTCCTGTTCCTGAGGGGGGGTTCTGATACCCCTCACATCCATCAGGCTGTGGGAACCCTaaatgttttctggacttgtttttgttttgttcttcaatGCCCCCTCCTCCTAGATTGTTGGGCATCTGGGACCTGCACCTTTGGGGAGAGGTACTGtaaaagttctgttttgtttggtttgattttttggCTTTGTTCTAAGTTTccctgtcagtcacaccagttccaagttaatcatgttttcatttcagttaattgccCTCAACCTATTTAAtgtttggttttcagttcataATTGTGAGGTCATCTTTTTGCTTCGCCACTGGTTCGATCTcccatggttttgtcatgtttatctttatttactAAATGTTGAAGTTTCTGCCACAAAGTCTCAtctcctgtgtttgggtcctTCGTCTGCCATTCATGACAGCATCAGGAATAGACCAGAGAAGTGGAGTCGTGTTTCAGAACAGTTTTGTCCTAAAGAAGGTCAGGTGACTGCTTTAATTAAGACAGTTTCAttagtttaaactttaaaacatcaaaagtttCATATTCCCAAAGAAAGGAGAAATAATGTGTTatttaaacagacattttactGAACCAAATGAGAGTCTGGAGTGTGAGGATTTGTGGGTCATCTGAGGTCACAGAGCATAGTGCCGTAGGGGTTTCCACAAAGGAATCTACGACATTTCCGATCCTTTAATACGAAAAAAGAACCTAATAAAAACTGGATCTACccttttatcatgttttattcTGCTTGGaagacttttactttttttgttgcatttttcacaGAGAGACATGAACCactttatgaaacatttttttaaattcctaagtTTTCTGAGCTAGCTTGAGCcacatcattaaaaacaaactccagTCGGATGAGGAGGCTGCAGGAGCAGGAACTCCTCTTGAACTTGGACTCTCTGAGATCGGTAAAGGATTGGATTCCAGGTCTTATCACCACCTATTATACTACGTTTTCCTAAGCAAAAAGTAGAACCCTtgaggtttatttttaaccatacTTGAGTAGAAGTACAGCAACCATGTGCATGTAGTGTAGGAAGTAAACTAACTGAATACTAAAGTggaacattttgagtttacagtacATAGTATATAAAAGGCTAACTTTAAGTACACCGCCTTCTTTTGCTAAGGGTTACGACCACCTAAATGCTTCACTGTGACATTCATAAATAGATGAGAGACGAAGGTTTTGATCCACTTCCTGCATCCTTTCACATGGTCTTATGATTCTGTTTTCTATAAACAAAGGCTGTGTCAGGTCATGAGGGTCAGGTCACGGTTCACAGATTATAGTTTCTAAGGTCTAATTACACCCCTGTGGTGTCTCTAAGTGCCATTTTCATTCAGATgtttcttcactttttcttaAAGCTGTAACCTGATACAAATATGCATGTGTTTTTACACCAAAGTTTTGTGTATGTTGAAAGGAGGGCTTCAGTGATTCGTTGCTGTTTTCCCACATACATTTTGGATGAATGTGGATTCTTTGCATTGTGAAGAaactgtttcttcttcttctcgaTCTGTTTAGGACATTTCATCGCGGTGGAAGCAGAATCGAACACTGAGCTGGACCTCGGCTCGGGCCATGGTGCAGAACCACCGACGGAGATCGCAGGAATCCTGATCAGTCCGGTTCTGGAGCAGGAGGAATGGAGCTGCCTGAGGCTTGTCTACCAGATCACAGAATCAGGGAGTCTGGAGGTCCTGCGGCGCTCTGAAGGAGACAGCTTTGACAAGCCGCTGTGGAGCAGCCAGACCCCCTCTGAGAGCTGGGTCATCTCCAGTGTGGATCTGCAGAACACCACGGAGCCTTACAGGGTAAAGCGACTCTGAGAAGATATCATCTGTGATAACAAATAAACCAACATAGAAGAAGAGAGGCTGGGATAAGGAGAGGAAACTGTCTGAGGAGCTGTACAGGTTTCACTTTTGGCTAACATCAACTGTGTTTACTCACATTATACAAACTTTGGTTAGGCTTACTCTAAggtaaaaattgtaaaaacatcagaaagacTAAGATACACAATACATGCTAACTCCAACCACGAATTTACCTGGTCTGACCACATCTGGTCTGATCCAGCTTTAGTGCCACACCATGAATCATGAACATTAGGAGCTGCAGGTGCATTTCCATACATAAGGACTACCTGTTTTACTTCTTCTTCCTACTTTCCCCATCATTGTCAAACAGCATCGCTCCTAAATGAGTAGCAGTGAAAACAGGGATTCTTTGAGAGTGCCTTGTGTGAGAGCAAACCATGTGGCGGTGGTGGTGAGGATTGCACTCATTGGCCCCTTtatacacctgtccaactgttAATGcacatttctaatcagccaatcacataaCAGCAACTCAATGAATGTAGACATGGTGAagacaatctgctgcagttcaaaccgagcatcagacgGGGGAAGAAAGGagattgaagtgactttaaaggtggcatggttgttggtgtcagacggGGTGGTCTGAGTATTCTAGAAACTGCTGatttactgagattttcacccacaaccttCGACCATTCTAGAGAATggtcaaaaaaagagaaaatatccagagagcgTCAGTTCttcttgttgatgccagaggtcagagaagaatgaccagactggtcATTGAGTCAAGACAACAGTATCTCTactaaccactggttacaaccgaggtctgcagaataGCATCTCTGAACGCACGACACGTGTGAGGCAGATGGGCTAAAGCAGCAGAAAACCAGACCGAGTGACagtcctgtcagctaagaataGGAAACTGAGGccacaattcacacagactcactaAAATTGGAcaataaaagatggaaaaacattaTCTGATCTGATGAGTCTCTATTCctgctgcaacattcagatggtagggtaagaatttggcatcaataaCATGAACGCATGGATCCATCCAGCcttgtatcaacagttcaggCTTGGTGGTGGTGGTTCATGGTGTGGGGGAGATTTTCTTGGTCCCCTTAGTACAACTTGAGCATGGTTTCAACCCCAtagtctacctgagtattgttgctgaccatgtccgtccccagtgaagaaaaaataaagcgCATTAGCAGCTACGTCCACAGTTAGGACTTGAGACTGAAAGTTTAAACACTTCAGAAGTTTAGGAGGAAGAAAAACTTCATATCTATTAGGAGAACATGAGTCTTTTAGTTGAACCCACGTGACGATTGGCCATTTAGGTGACAGACTTCCAGGTGAGAATGATTATTGGTTGATggcaatttttgaaaaatatctttatttttttgtcctatttgttctatttttgaTGACCTCTCCACACTCAACGTGCTGGGCTCCTCTGCTTTAGATGGACTGTCATAACTTGGCTTTATCTGTGTTAAATTTTCCTTCTTAATACTTAGTGAAGAAATGCTGGACTAAAAGATTTCAAagaagtttatcttttttttttttacttttaacaatcAATTGGTaacttttgagaaataaaatagCGGGCACTGGAGGGAAAGGGTTGATTCAGGAAAGGTCAGATTCAGGTGGTGAGAAAAGCATCAAAGTGCTTTGACTCACAGCAGTCTGGATGGATGCTTCCAGCCTTTAGAGTGCTTTTGTTGGAGGATATGACAGTGGCGCTGTCCCACATTTCCCTCCAGAGCAGAATTAGAAGATTCTGTTCGAAGGTGAAGTCTCCATATTTAAACTGGGATGAACAGATGTGAGGCTGCAGCTGAAGCAGGACGGCCTTAAATCCATCAGGCCAGGATGAAGCGCTGGCATCACCGTCCAAACACTGGGAGTCGTGGAGCGTGTGTTTATCTTACATGGGGAGGCGGCTCTGGCTCTTTGAGACCCCCCCGAAGGGCGCCCCTCTTCAAATAAACAGagcgtttgtgtgtgtttgtgctcagCTCGTCATGGAGGGCAGACCTGTGCTCAGAACTGGAAGCAGCGTGGCCATTTTTGAGATCCACATCAGCCCCGGATACTGCCTCGGTCAGTGACCTCTCCGGTATCTTTACTCCCCCCTCGTCCCATGCAGACGTGCTGATGTGCTCTTTGTCTCCCCCAGACTGTGATTTTGAGCAGCCCCACCTGTGTGGCTACAAGAACCAGTGGAACGCCAACGTGAACTGGTACGTGGGGGGAGGCAAGATCCAGCTGCTGCACAACAACATGCCCCATGACCACACCTACCACAACAAGACAGGTGAGGGGCTGGAGAGGAGTCTTTCAAATACTCCTGGGGGAGGGGGCAGCCTCAATTACAGCTGGGGAGTGAGCATGTGACGAGGAGCATCTTCGTCATGGTTACTGAGATGTTTCCTGTCCAGGTTAACCTTTGACCTGAGCAGGAAGCTGAGTCCTAAAAAGATGTGCTTCACTCACATATTGATTCTCTTTCTTGAAATATTTCCTTCACGTTTACCAGCCTGGAGAAAGTGATGCTCTAAAGAGAACCAGGACCAATGGAGTTCTGCTCCTTCCCAGGTCACTTCATGTACGTGGACTCTGGTCACGCCAGGACCTTTGTGGAGGTGGCCAAACTGGCATCTCCCATGACGACGGCACCTATGTCAGGGTGTTTGACCTTTCAGTACCAGCGTAACGAGGGGAGAGGAAATctgttctctgtttacacccgGGACCGCCTCGGTCAGTACCAGGAGCTGTGGAGGCTGGGATTAGAGGACCAGGAAGAGTGGGGGGAGGCTCTGGGAGAATGGATCCCCGTGCAGGTGGACCTCAAGGCTCCGTACTCGGTGCAGGTAAGCACCTCGGAGTTGAGTTGTGTCAATAAAAAGAAGCGGTTTTGGTGCCACACGATCAGAACTTTCAGCATCTCTGTGATCAGTGGAAAACCTTCCAGCTGTGATCTGATGCTGGATCTGCACTGGAAAAAATGTGCTTCTcaaaaccaatttaaaaaaaagaaatgtttaaaaaaaatcgtgctttaaagatccactccaatgaaactgtttttggtgttttagcatgttattgttgcattttctgatgaaagaagacatatatataaagaaaatgaaacttaaaattgaattttaagagaaaaaaatgcagtttgaaagatATTGCAgtcattctgtgtttttttagtttcttattAATCCTgttgatgcttaaacacaaaatctttaacaatctgtaacttttcaagcgttaacacgataattccagcagattcattcagaatctgctggaattacattgatcatgttgactattaaaaaaatgcagttaaagaatataaacactggagctctggtgttaaaaaggttaaaacacgTTTCAACCATAGGTGTCGACTAACCTGTTccataaaattaatttatgtgTTTGATTCTAGTCATCCTAATCACTTTTATCCTCAAAATTGCtgtattttaagtatttcttatTTCCATGTGAAgttgattgattgtttattgtttataatacattcttgacatttttattgcatgtcTCCCCTTTTTGTTTGATAGGTAGTAGTACTAGGAAGTGAgtgattaatacattttataatttttccaagtaaaaataatgtaaataaaatatttctttaacatGTAATTgggatttcagcttttaaagggtaaccaaatcctaaatcaactttttttggctgttgacctctataaatgggatgTTAAAATTGCTGTCAAGtgctgtttttgacaaattaaagtaaacttgtttaatttcatgaaaatatgtgctgccccctacaggttaaaacgaggtattgcagttgaattttgtgattggtcaactggtgtaagtcccagaagtttgacatcatcatgctctgcagctcattataaaagccccgcccatgtttgattctgtaacggtcgttgtgttagctttagcatggctcgtgggtgtattgtcttttttttatttattcatttttttctaccatttttcaaatctggactGAGAATGGactctgtttggttaccctttaaatgctCATCCAAACATTTGTATTCTTGACATTGATGCTGTCTAAAAAGTGCTTTTGCTGCTGGTGTGTAATGTGTCTGCACCTTCAGGTGGTCTTTGAAGTGGGCTTCAACAGTCAGTCGGGGGGTCACATCGCGCTTGATGACATCTCCTTCTCTCCAGAGTTTTGCAGCACAGACACAGGTGAGCAGCAACCTCTTCACACCTTCacctctacttttttttcctcctcatcctGCTTCCTGTTTCCTCCTCAGAGCCGACCTTTGACCCCTCCATCGCCAACTGCGACTTCGAGTCAGGTCTCTGCCGCTACACGCAGGAGGCGGGGTCGTCATGGAGGGTGGTGTCGGTGAAGCCCAACATCTTCAGGAATGGAGACCACACCACGGGAGCAGGTGTGAGTCTGACAGACAGAGGAGACGCTCACATGCAGCAAGCGAGGTCTGCACCCAGATAAAGGCTGTCCTCTTCCTCCAGGGTCGTTCCTATTGGCTCATTGGCGGTTTGGCCCGAGCTCCACCTACGTGAGCCGAGTACTGGGTCCAGCTCTGGCCGGGAGCATGAAGTACTGCCTCAGATTCTTCTTCTCCCTGAGAGGTGAGGAATGGGCCTGGACCTCGATCGGAGTGTGGATCTGCAGACGGTTGATCGTGACCTTTGTCCTCTGCAGGCTTCAACCAGACGGACCAGGCTTTAGCTGTTTACCTGCAGCAGCACAGCGGGGGCCAGGAACAGATCTGGACTCAGGGGGAGAAGTCCAGAGGAGTCTGGATCGCAGCAGACGTCAGCTTCCAGACGTCACAGGCGGccaaggtgtgtgtgtgtgtgtgtgtgtaggggtgcTGATGGAGTCTCAGCTGAGGACATCTGAACAAAGACcaggattttaaa from Oryzias melastigma strain HK-1 linkage group LG12, ASM292280v2, whole genome shotgun sequence carries:
- the LOC112163045 gene encoding MAM domain-containing protein 2, with translation MLLICLLAFAGAVRAQSQLLPGSCNFESSTCGYSSEPVSTSWTLHKDGHFIAVEAESNTELDLGSGHGAEPPTEIAGILISPVLEQEEWSCLRLVYQITESGSLEVLRRSEGDSFDKPLWSSQTPSESWVISSVDLQNTTEPYRLVMEGRPVLRTGSSVAIFEIHISPGYCLDCDFEQPHLCGYKNQWNANVNWYVGGGKIQLLHNNMPHDHTYHNKTGHFMYVDSGHARTFVEVAKLASPMTTAPMSGCLTFQYQRNEGRGNLFSVYTRDRLGQYQELWRLGLEDQEEWGEALGEWIPVQVDLKAPYSVQVVFEVGFNSQSGGHIALDDISFSPEFCSTDTEPTFDPSIANCDFESGLCRYTQEAGSSWRVVSVKPNIFRNGDHTTGAGSFLLAHWRFGPSSTYVSRVLGPALAGSMKYCLRFFFSLRGFNQTDQALAVYLQQHSGGQEQIWTQGEKSRGVWIAADVSFQTSQAAKVAFVSTCRSFWDCGSVALDDISVSLGDCELTAGSSSLPPPGHCDFEAGLCGYSQERERDAADWQRRRGPTPTSYTGPRADHSSGLGYYLHMEASPMLPGQSARLLSRPVRGGRAPQCLQFFYHMYGSGTGVLRVLLNEEGQETLLWQQSREQSIAWLRGQVQYQWDRPHQIIFEATRGSSVRSDIAIDDIILQGGPCPGLKVKASTVSSNEIQ